A portion of the Gorilla gorilla gorilla isolate KB3781 chromosome X, NHGRI_mGorGor1-v2.1_pri, whole genome shotgun sequence genome contains these proteins:
- the SPANXN5 gene encoding LOW QUALITY PROTEIN: sperm protein associated with the nucleus on the X chromosome N1 (The sequence of the model RefSeq protein was modified relative to this genomic sequence to represent the inferred CDS: substituted 1 base at 1 genomic stop codon) gives MEKPTSSTNGEKRKSPCDSNNKNDEMQETPNRDLVLEPSLKKMKTSEYSTVLVLCYRKTKKIHSNQLENDQSXENSINPVQEEEDEGSSQEDEDLDSSAESSKQDEDLQLPEGSSQEDEDLGLSEGSSQEDEDLDSSEGSSMEEEDPDSSEGSSEEGEED, from the exons ATGGAAAAGCCCACTTCAAGCACCAatggggagaagaggaagagcCCCTGCGACTCCAACAACAAAAATGATGAG ATGCAGGAGACACCAAACAGGGACTTAGTCCTCGAACCGAGtttgaaaaagatgaaaacatcAGAATATTCAACAGTATTAGTGTTGTGCTACAGGAAGACTAAGAAAATACATTCAAATCAACTGGAGAATGACCAGTCCTGAGAGAACTCCATCAATCCAGTCCAAGAGGAGGAGGACGAAGGATCCTCACAGGAGGACGAAGACCTAGACTCATCTGCAGAATCTTCAAAGCAGGATGAAGACCTACAATTACCTGAAGGATCTTCACAGGAGGATGAAGACCTAGGGTTATCTGAAGGATCTTCACAAGAGGATGAAGACCTAGACTCATCTGAAGGATCTTCAATGGAGGAAGAAGACCCAGACTCATCTGAAGGATCGTCAGAGGAGGGTGAGGAAGACTAa